GCCGTAGTCCGCGAGCCCGATCGCGCGCGCGGGGTTGGTCGTGATGAGGTCGAGGAGCCACGCGAGCTGGTCGAGGTTGCCGAGGTGGCAGGCCATCGCGGCAACGAGCGCCTGGCGGAGGAGGTCCGGGTGGCCGTAGGGGGTGAAGGGGTTGACGATGTTGTTCGTGGAGATCGCGACGTTGACGCCGGCGGCACGGAGCTCGGCGAGCCGGGTGACGCCGCGCCAGGTCCGTCGCGCGTCGCCGCGCCCCTTCACGTGGAGCTCCGTCGCCGGCAGGCTGATGACGTGCACGCGCGCCTCGGCGAGCCTCGCCACGACGCGCGCCCGGTGGTCGGGCTCGAGCGCGTCGAGCGTCGAGAGGTGGCCCAGCGTGACGCGCCCCTGCATGCCGCGCGCGATCGTCTGCTCGGCGATGTAGTCCGAGGTCAGCATCGCGGGGTCGTCGGCGCTGTCGGCGTGGAAGTCGAGGCGGACGCCGAACGCCGTCGCGGTCTCGAAGAACCAGTCGATGTGGCGGCGCTGGTCCCGGTCCATGTACGGGCAGCCGCCGAGGACCGCCAGGCCCGCCTTCAGCGCTTCACCTAACAGGTCCTGCGTGACGCCGTCGTTGAAGATGCCCTCCTGGGCGAAAGCGATCAGCTGGAGGTCGAGCACGCCCGCGAGCTCGGCCTGGAGCCGGCGCAGCGCCTCGACGCCGCGCAGCTCGACGTAGGCGTCCACCTCGACGTGGGCGCGCATCGCCGTGCAGCCGTGGCGGACGGCCAGCTCGAGAACGCGCCGCGCCCGGCGGTACACGTCGTCCACGGTGAAGGCCTTCTTCAGCTCGGCGACCAGCGTCTGGGCGCTCGGGCCCCCCGCGGAGAGCCCCTCGGTGCGGTCGGCGATGAAGGCCTTGTCGGGGTGGATGTGGCTCTCGACGAAGCCCGGGACGACGAGCTTGTCCGTCACGTCGAGCGTCTCCACGCCGCTCGCGGGGAGACCGGCGCCGATCCGGTGGATGAGCCCGTCGCGGATGGCCACGTCCTGGCGCCGGCCGGCGACGAACCCGCCGCGCAGCACGAGATCGCCCATGGCCGCGCAGTATAACGCCTCGCGGACGGGCGCGGCGCCTTGACCTGACGGCGCCCGCGTGATACGTCCAGCACACTGCCGCGCGCCGTCGAGGAGGTCACTTCGTGAGCACGTTGGCCGACCTGGTCCAATGGGGGTTGCGCGGAGCGTCGCGGTCTCCGCGGCGCGCCCTCGCGCTGCGCCTCTCCGCCGTGCTCGCGTTCCTCGCGCTGTGGAGCGCCGCCTCGGGGCTCGTCGTCGTTTTCAAGCTCTTCAACCCGATCTTCCTCGCGGGGCCGTGGCTCGTGCTGGGGAAGGTGCGGGAGCTCGCGCTGAGCGGCGAGCTCTGGGGCCACGTCGCGGCCACGCTCGAGCGCGTCGCCGTCGGCTTCACGACGGCCGCCGTCCTGGCGCTGGCGCTCGGCCTCCCGGCCGGGCGGTGGCGCGCGGTCCGGAACCTCCTCGAGCCGGTCGTCGAGATCCTGCGGCCGATCCCGCCGCTCGCGATGCTTCCGCTCTTCATCGTGTGGGTCGGCATCGGCGAGCCGTCGAAGATCGCCTTCATCACCTACGCGACGTTCTTCCCGATGTTCCTGACGACGGTCCACGCCGTCCAGCAGGTGGACCCGCTCCTCCTGCGCGCGGCCTCGAGCCTCGGCGCCCGGGGCGCGCCCCTCTTCTTCAGGGTCGTGCTGCCGGCGGCGCTGCCCGAGATCGTCACCGGACTCCGCCTCGGCGTCGCGCTCTCGTTCTTCGTCATCGTCATCTCGGAGTTCATCGGCGCCGAGCAGGGGCTCGGGTACCTGATCAACGACGGCCGGAACTTCTTCCTCGTCCCGCAGATGCTCGGCGCGGCGATCGTGCTCGGGCTCCTCGGCTACGCGGGGAACGCGCTCGTCGTGCTCCTCGCGCGCCGCTGGCTCCGCTGGGAGCGGCCGTCGGCGGCATGAGCACGGCGAGCGGCGCGCGGGTGCGCATCGAGGGCGTCGGGAAGGCGTTCGGCGTGGACGGACGCGCGACGCCGGCGCTCATGGACGTGAGCCTCGAGGTCCAGGCGGGCGAGCTCCTGTGCCTGCTCGGGCCCTCGGGCTGCGGCAAGTCCACGCTCCTCAACATCGTTGCGGGCTTCCTGCCGCCGACGCGGGGCCGCGTGCTGGTGGACGGCACGCCGGTCACGGGCCCCGGCCCCGAGCGCGGCGTCGTCTTCCAGGAGTACGTGCTCTTCCCGTGGCTCACGGTGGCGCAGAACGTCGAGTTCGGGCCGCGGCTCGCGGGCGCGTCGCCGGCGCGCCGCCGGGAGATCGCGGCGCGCTACCTCGCGATGGTCGGGCTCGCGGAGCACGCGGCGAAGTTCCCCGCGCAGCTCTCGGGCGGGATGAAGCAGCGGGTCGCGATCGCGCGGGCCCTCGCGAACGGCCCGTCCATCGTCCTCATGGACGAGCCCTTCGGGGCGCTCGACGCCCAGACGCGCGAGGTGATGCAGGAGGAGCTCTCCCGGATCCAGCGGGTCGAGCACAAGACGATCGTCTTCGTGACCCACTCGATCCGCGAGGCGGTGTACCTCGCCGACCGCGTCGTGGTGCTGACCCGCGCGCCCGGCCGGGTGAAGGACGTGTTCGCGATCGAGCTGCCCGGCCCGCGCGACCGCTTCGCGCCCGAGTTCACGCGCTACGAGAGCGAGATCACGCGCGTGGTGAAGGAAGAGGTCGCCAAGGTTCACGAATGATCCGCGTCCTGGCGCTCGTCGCGGCGTTCATCGTCTGGGCCGCGGTTGCCTACGGGAACCGCGCCGTCGAGCTCGTGATCCCGGCGCTCCTGCCGACGCCCGGCGACGTCGTCGCCGTCGGCGTGGCGCTCGCGCGGGACGGGTCGCTCGCGAAGGACGTGCTGGTGTCGTCGGGGCGCATCGTCGCGGGGTTCGCCCTCGCGGCGGCCGCGGCGCTCGGCCTCGGCGTGCTCGTGGCGCTCTGGACGCCCGCGCGGCTCGCCCTCGAGCCCGTCGTCGAGTTCGTGCGGCCGATCCCGCCGCTCGCGTTCCTGCCGATGTTCCTCGTCTGGTTCGGGCTCGGCGAGACGTCGAAGATCGCCTTCATCGCGTACACGACCTTCTTCCCGATGTTCGTCGGGATCGCCGCGAGCCTCTTGCGCGTGGACGTGATGCTGCTCCGCGCCGCCGCGAGCCTCGGCGCGACGCGGCGGGACCTCGTGCGGCGCGTCGTGCTGCCGGGGGCGCTGCCCGGGATCGTCGTTGCCCTGCGCCTCGGCTTCGGCCTCGCGATCTTCGTGATCGTCGGCGCCGAGTTCATGGGCGCCGACGCCGGTCTCGGGAATCTCATCATGGAGGGGCGGACCTTCTTCAATCCGGCCCAGATCGTCATGGGGGCCCTGCTCCTCGGGGTCCTCGGCTCGCTCGTCAACGCCCTGCTCGTCGCCCTCGAGCGGCGCGCGCTCCGGTGGCGCGCGCAGGGCTGAGGCCATTCACGCCGAAAGGAGTCGTACGATGCGATACGTGACCGTCGTGCTGGCGCTGCTGCTTCTCCTCGCGGGCTCGTCCGGCGTCGCCGCGCAGGGCCGGCTCGAGTTGACCGAAGTGGACGCCTGGCTCGTGCGCGACGCCCAGATGTCCTCGCAGTTCGCCGTCGCCGACGCGCTCGGGTACTTCAAGGAGCAGGGGATCAAGGTCAACCCGCGCTGGTACATCGCCGGCACCGACCTGCCGTCCATGTGGGGCGCCGGCAACATCCACCTGGGGACGGCGACCGCCACGATGCTGGTGCCGATCGCGGCCGCCGGGCAGGCCATCTACAACATCGCCCCCCAGAGCGACATCGCGGGCACCCAGCAGCTCGTCCTCGGCAAGCGCGGCCAGGAGCTCGTGCGCGCGCCGAAGGACCTCGAGAAGCTGAAGATCGGGATGCCGAAGGGCGCGTCCGTCACGATGGCCATCCAGGAGATGGCGAAGGATACCGGCGTGGACTTCGCGAAGATCCAGTTCGTGAACCTGGCGCCCCCCGACGCGGTCACCGCGCTCGCCAAGGGCGACATCGACGCGATGGCGTGCTGGGCGCCGTGGGTGTTCAGCGCGGTCAAGAACGGCGGCAAGGTCTACTTTACCGGCAACCGGAGCTTCATCCCCGGCAAGGAGGGCCAGGTGGACTGGCTCCTCGTCCACGCGGGCGTGGTCGTGAGCGGCAAGATGCTCAAGGAGAATCCGAACACGCTGAAGGCCATCCTCAGGGCGCTCGCGAAGGCGACGAACACGATCAACACCGACCGCGAGGCGGCGGTCAAGATCGTGGCGCGCGAGATGAAGATGGAGGAGGGCCTCGCGCGCGACATCATGGCGCTCAACGTCTACTCGATGGAGATGACGCCCAAGATCGCGAAGGGCATGAGCGAGTTCGTCGACTTCCTCTACTCGCTCCAGCGGATTCCACACAAGGTCGCGCCCGAGAGCCTCTTCTACACGAAGCTCCTCAAGGAGGTGGACCCGAAGCTCGTGAAGTGGGAGGCGAAGTCCGGGGAGACGCAGAGGTGAAGTGAGGGGAGGGAGGAGACTGCCATGCTCGATCTCGTGATTCGCGGCGGCGAGGTGGTGACGCCGCAGGGCGTCGGCAAGTGGGACGTGGCCGTCCAGGGCGAGCGCATCGCCGCCGTCGCCCTGCCCGACGTGCGGCAGGAGGCCGGCCGGGTCATCGACGCGACGGGGAAGATCGTCGTCCCCGGCGGCGTCGAGCCCCACACGCACCTCGCCCACTTCATCTCGATGCACCCGGAGGACAACCTCCACACGCTCGGCCCCGAGGACGATACACGCGGCATGGTCTTCGGCGGCACGACGACCCACGTGGACTTCTGCTTCGTCCGTCCCGGCATCGACATCCAGCAGGCGATCGAGACGCGGGCGGCGCGCTGGAAGGGCAACGCGTACGCGGACTACTCCTTCCACGTGGCACTCCAGGGCCAGCTCCCGATCAAGCTCTTCGATCAGATCCCCGAGGCGATCCAGGCCGGCTTCCCGAGCTTCAAGGTGTTCACGGTCGAGGTGCTGCCGCCGCATCCCAAGCGCCATCCCTACCGGCTCGACTTCGGTCGGATCCAGCTCGCGATGGAGAAGGTCGCGCCCCACGGCGGCATCATGGCCGTCCACGCCGAGGACCACGACATCGTGCAGTTCATGTACGAGAAGTTCCGCGAGGAGAAGCAGACCGACGGCTGGCTCCTCCCGCTCGTCCACAACAAGCTCTCGGAGCTGCTCGCGTTCCGGCGCACGATCCAGCTCGCCGCGGCCACGGGCGCGGGCGTCTACTTCGTCCACACCTCGGCGCGGGAGGGCGTCGAGGCCGTGGCCGAGGCGCGCGCGCAGGGGCTCCCGATCTACGCGGAGACGCTCCACCACTACGCCTGCTTCACCGCCGAGGACTACAAGACGCCGCGCGGCTTCTGCTATCACACGTATCCCTCGCTCAAGTATCCCGAGGACCAGGCGGCGCTCTGGAACGGCCTCGTGCGGGACGGCGTCTCGACGACGGCCACCGACGAGTTCCCGACCTCGCTCGAGCTGAAGCTCCGCGGCCAGGACCTCGAGAACGTGACCGGCGGCAACCTCGGCGCCGAGGCGCGGATGGGGATCGTCTTCTCCGAGGGCGTGATGAAGCGGCGGATGTCGCTCCCGCGCTTCGCCGAGGTGACGTCCACCAACGCGGCGCGGATCTTCGGCCTCTACCCACAGAAGGGCGTCATCGCGCCCGGCAGCGACGCCGACCTCGTGCTGATCGATCCGGCGATCAAGAAGACGCTCGCGCGTGAGGACTTCCACGTGAGCGACTACAGCCCGTGGGAAGGCTGGGCGGTGCAGGGCTGGCCCGTCACCACGATCCTGCGCGGCAAGGTCGTCGTGGAGAACGGCCGCCTCCTCGGCGACACGCGCGACGGCAAGCTCGTCCGGCGCAAGATCGGCCTCGAGGTCCTGCGCCGGCCGTCGTGCTGAGCGGGCGCGAAGTCATCGGAGGGGGCCTCGGCGGCCCCCTCCGGATACCCAATCTCATTGCCGTCCCGATGCCCATCCGAATCGTGAAACCGCAAGGCGTCGTATTCGAGACTCTGGGCCACCCCACATAGAGACTAAACAGTTGACAAGGTGTTCCCGATAGTGTGATAGAACTATGGCATCATGGTGCGAAGCGAGCACACGTCCGGCGCGCAGGAGACCCTGTGGGCAGAGGAGGATACGCCTTTGACGTCGCGCCGGGTCGATCGCACTAAGGGCATCGATCAACCTGCCCGAGAACCATTCCATCCGCCGGCAACGCCTTCAGAGACGTTCGCGAAGATCCGCAATTTCCTCGCGGGTCGTCACGTCGGTGCCACACGTGACAGCGCCCTCCTCGACCAAGTCCTGCTGTGTTTGTTTGCCAAGCTCTATCTCAATCAAATCGGCGTCAATGGCTCGGCGACCGAATCGCTACGGGATCGATACACCGCGGCGTTGCGCAAGCTAAAGGGTCTTTTGCCCGATTCGCTTCCTCACGTCACGTTGACGCTTGACGTCGATTCACTGCGTTTTGTGGATGTCCATCTTGAGCTACTTGACCTGCAGAGGAACGGTGCCGATCTCGTCGGCGACGCGTATCAGTGCTTTTGCGGCTCTGAAATGCGGGGCCAGGAGGGGCAATTCTTCACGCCAGTCGTGGCAATCAACCTACTCGTCAAGGTCATAGACCCGCAGCCGGGAGAACGGATTATTGATCCGGCGGCTGGGGCCGGGGGGTTTCTCTTTGCAGCCGCGAACCACCTACTCTCTAAGGGAGCCAAGCGGTACCATGTGGCCCAATCACTGTTTGGCATTGAGAAGGACGACCACCTGGCGCGGCTTGCCAGAATTCGTCTGTCGTTGGTTACGCTGCAGCGGTCAAGAGTGGTGGCCGGTGACTCGCTCGCTTGGTCGACCGGAGATCCAGACGCATTTATGGTGCGGATGCGATCAGGAGATTTCGATGTTGTTCTCACCAATCCGCCATTCGGGACAAAGATCGTTTCGGCTTCGGATGCCGTGCGAAAGCAATTCGCGTTAGCTCATCGGTGGGCGATGCACGCAGGCAATGATCGGCTAGAACCGAGTGATGAATTGATGCCTAGCACGCCACCACAGGTTTTATTTGTGGAGCGCTGTTTGTCGCTCGTTCGTCCTGGCGGACGTGTCGGCATGGTGGTTCCCGAAAGCATCCTGTCCGGGAAGAATTATCGCAGCGTTGTGGAATTTATCACCCGTGCCGCGAAGATCAATGCAGTGATCGGGATGCCTGAGGCACTGTTTAAGACGTCCGGAAAGGGCGGCACGCATACAAAGACGGCGCTGATCTGCCTCGAAAAAGTCAGCGCGAAGCCCCGAAAACCCCACGCGATTTTCATGGCTGAAGCCCAGTGGTGTGGCCACGATAGTCGCGGTCGCAAGGTGCCCAAGGATGACACCGTCGCGATCATTGCTCAGATGAAAGCCTGGCAACAGTCAAAGACGCTCCAGCCCAGCGCTGGCGGCTACATTGTCGATTCTGGCAATTTGCGACCCGGCATTTTGGCGCCGCGCGCTTATGACCCTGGTATCCAACCCTTGCTTAGGGATCTCGAGGGATCACATCAACTCGTCCGCTTCGGCGACCTGGCCTCGGCAGGTGCCCTCTCAATAACGACCGGTGATGAGGTCGGCAAGCTCGCGTATGGAACCGGGGACGTGCCCTTTGTTCGAACCTCCGACTTATCGAATTGGGAGATCAAAGTCGATCCCAAGCATGCGGTGAGTCGCGAAGTCTACGAAAGCCTAAGGGAAAAGCAAGACGTTCAACCCGGTGACATACTAATGGTGCGGGACGGCACATACCTGATCGGGACCTGTGCGATCGTGACGAAGTACGACACTGAGGTGGTGCTTCAGAGCCATATCTATAAGATTCGCGTACATTCAAACCCGTTGTTTGATCCCCACATCCTCCTCGCTGTATTGTCGTCGCCGCTTGTGCAGCGGCAGATCAAGTCACATTCTCAAACTCAGGACATCATCAATTCATTGGGGGACCGAATTAACGATTTGATCCTGCCGATCCCTCGGGACGAGTTGGTGCGCCAGGAGATTTCCCAACAGGTACGGCAGGTGATTGAAGATCGGGTGGAAGCACGAGAACTATCCCGCGAAGTGATGGAGGCGGTTGGACGACCTCGGGCTTTTCCGACTCAGTCTAAGTAGCGATTCACTAACTCACCCCACTCGATGTTTTCTTTCTGTCTTTGGAATTCCGCCATCTCGATGATGGTTTTGATGGTGTCGGCCAACGTCTTATCGCCCTGAATGCGGTTACCTAGGTCCGTGTTCCAGTAGACGTTCTCTGGCGTGTTCACACCGCCCTTGCCCTTTGGCCGAACATGGCCGACCTGGAATGCAGATCGGCCATGGGTCGGGTTGTCGGCGGCATCCTCGAGTTCCTCGAAGTTCATTCGCCGACCCGATACCGGGCACCGATAAGCACCGGTCACAGCTTCATGCCCCAACACGGCACGTGCGGCATCAGCGATGTCCTTGCCCAGCTTGGGAGCGGCATCGAACTCAAGCGTGGTCGCGAAAAGTTTGGCTTCGATCCGGCAAATCTGATCAGCGGCCGTGTAGTCGGGGTGCTTTGGATCGAGTGTCCAACGACACGCGCGATTCGTCTTCCACTTCCCGGTCTGACGCCGCGGAGTGCGCCGCACCTGTAGCTGTACCTTTCTGTAAATCCCTGGATGTTCCTCGCGAAAATAGTCGGCAAGAACACCCTCAGGTGAACCGCGCGTCGGGCGAACAGCGGCCCGGTTGCCTTTCGCCATAGGACAGGAAGTTTTTCACAAGGCTTGGCCTACTGCAAGACGGCGTCATGAGGCCGGTTACACGAGCACGCCGTCCAGACCCAGTCGCCCTCGACGCCCGCATCCACTCCACCGCAGCGTCGGTGTTCGAGATAGAAGGCGTCGAGTTCACTGAGCAACGTCGTTATCGCGCGTCGAGCCTGCCGTGCGCCTCGCCGGGGGAGCAAGTACGGAGAGCCGCTCGACGAGCTCGGCCATCGTCAATAGGCCCCACCGCCTTCGTCATCGCTCCGGGCGAAGCCCGCGCTCGAACGGCGCTTCCTCCGACGCGCCGCTAGGCCGACAGGAGCCCGAGCGCCGCGGCGACGCGCTCCGCGGTGAGCGGTAGCCGGGTCACGCGCGCGCCCGTCGCGTCGGCGATGGCGTTGGCGACCGCCGCGGCCGGCGGGCCGATCGGGGGCTCGCCGATCCCGCGCGCGCCGAAGGGGCCGAGGCCCTCGCCGGACTCGACGACGATCGGCTCCACGTCGGGGACGTCGGCCGCGCTCGGGATCAGGTACGAGGCGAACGAGGTCGTCAGGTTGATGCCCTCGTCCGCGATCACCTCCTCCATGAGCCCGTAGCCGAGCCCCTGCACGGCGCCGCCCTGGATCTGGCCCTCGACCGACTGGGGATTGATGGCGCGGCCGACGTCGTGGGCCGCGGCGTACTTCAGCACGCGCACCGCGCCCGTCTCCGTGTCCACCTCGACCTCGGCCGCGTGGGCGCCGAAGGTGTAGTCGGGGAAGACCTTGCCCGAGCCGGTCGCGAGATCCACCGGCTCGCCGGCCGGCGCGTGGTAGACGGCCAGGTGGCTCCGCGGCACGCCGGCCCTCGCGCACTGCCTGAGCACCTCGGCGAGCTCGAGCGTCCGCCCGTCGCGCGCGACGACGGCGCCGTCGGCGATGTCGAGCGTGGTGGCGTCGACGACGCCGAGGAGCGGCGCGGCGACGGCGAGGATCTGAGCGCGCAGCTCGCGCGCCGCCTTGAGGACGGCGTTGCCCGACATGTAGAGCTGGCGGCTGGCCGTGGTCGTGCCGGCGAGAGGCGTCAGCGCGCTGTCGGCGATGTGCACGGCGACGCGGTCGAAGTCCACGCCGAGCACCTCGGCGGCGATCTGGGCGAGCGAGGACGCCTGGCCGCCGCCGACGTCCGGCACGCCGCACCGCACGACGAGGCTCCCGTCCATCTCGAAGCCCACCCACGCGCTCGCCCAGTCGTGGAGCCAGACGATGCGGCCATAGGGCTGGAAGTTGCAGGCGAGGCCCCTCCCGACCCTGACGTGCGGCGCCCGCGGCGGCGTCGGCGCGCCGAGCGCCGCCCAGGCGCGCTCGGCCAGCTCCGGCAGCGCGACGTGGGTCTCGACGACCTGGCCCACCGGCAGGCGGTCGCCGCGCCGGAGCGCGTTCACGCGGCGCACCGCGACGGGATCGAGGCGGAGCTCGCGGGCGAGCCGGTCCAGCTGCGACTCGTAGGCGAACACGGTCTGCATCGCGCCGAAGCCGCGCATCGCGCTGGTCGGCACGTTGTTGGTGTACACGGCGCGCGCCTCCACCTCGATCGCCGGGACACGGTAGGGCCCGGCGGCCGTGACCGTCGAGTAGAGCAGCACGAGCGCGGAGAGATAAGCATAGGCGCCCGCGTCGGCGAGCAGCTCGATCCGCTGGGCGACGATCTCGCCCGAGGCGAGCGCGCCCGTGCGGTAGCGCATGCGATAGGGGTGGCGCTTGGCGCGCGCCAGCAGCGACTCCGCGCGCGTCCAGACCATCTTCACGGGCCGGCCGGTCTTGAGCGCGAGGAGCCCCAGGTACACCTCGACCGTGACGTCCTCCTTGCCGCCGAAGCCGCCGCCGAGGTAGGCGCCGATCACGCGGACGCGGTTCTGCGGGACCTGGAGCGCCTCGGCGACGTCGCGGAAGTGCTCGATCACCTGCGTCGACACGCGGATCGTGATGACGCCGTCGGCGTCGATCCACGCCACGCCCGCCTCGGGCTCGAGGTACGCCGCGTCCACGAGCTGCGTCGCGTAGTCGCCCTCGACGACGACCGCGGCGCACGCAAACGCCGCCGCGAGGTCGCCGCGCGCGATCCGCCAGTGGGCGAGCAGGTTGCCGGCCTCGTGGACGCGCGGCGCGCCTGGTGCCAGGGCCGCCTCCGGACTGAACACACCGGGCAGCGCCTCGTACTCGACCTCGATCGCCTCGGCGGCGGCGCGCGCCTGCTCGAGCGTCTCCGCCGCGACGAGCGCGACCGGCTCGCCCTGGTGGCGCACGCGCTCGTGGGCGAGCACGTGCAGCGTGGCGCGGAGCGGCCCCACCGACGTCGTCTGCCCCGGCACGTCGGTGGAGAGCGTGTTGCGCGGGACGTCCTTGGCCGTCAGGACGACGGCGACGCCCGGCATCCGCGCCGCACCCGCGGTCTCGAGCTTCACGATACGCGCCGAGGGATAGGGCGACCGGAGCACCGCGGCGTGCAGCATCCCGGGCATCGCCCAGTCCGCCGCGTAGGCGGTGGCCGCGGCCACCTTGTCCCGCGCGTCGTGGCGCGGGAGCGCGCGGCCGACGAGGCGCAGCGGCGTGTCGAGCGCGACGGCCTTAGCCACTGCCGTCGTCTCCCCGCGCGTAGGCCTCGACGGCGTCGAGGATCTTCGCGTAGCCCGTGCAGCGGCAGAGGTTGCCCTCGAGCGCCGCGCGGAGGTCGTCACGGCTCGGGCGCGGGCGGCCTTCCAGGAAGGCGAGCGTGGTGAGCAGCATGCCGGGGGTGCAGAACCCGCACTGCACGGCGCCGTGCCGCACGAACGCCTCCTGGAGCGGATGGAGCCCGCCCTCGCGCTCGAGCCCGCGGACGGTGAGGATCGCGCGCCCTCGCGCGGCGGCCGCGAGCACGAGGCAGCTCGACACCGGTCGGCCGTCGAGGAGCACGGTGCACGCGCCGCAGACGCCCTCGCCGCAGCCTTCCTTGACGTCGAAGATCCCGAGCGCGTCGCGCAGGACCTCGAGCAACG
The genomic region above belongs to Candidatus Methylomirabilota bacterium and contains:
- a CDS encoding amidohydrolase family protein, with protein sequence MGDLVLRGGFVAGRRQDVAIRDGLIHRIGAGLPASGVETLDVTDKLVVPGFVESHIHPDKAFIADRTEGLSAGGPSAQTLVAELKKAFTVDDVYRRARRVLELAVRHGCTAMRAHVEVDAYVELRGVEALRRLQAELAGVLDLQLIAFAQEGIFNDGVTQDLLGEALKAGLAVLGGCPYMDRDQRRHIDWFFETATAFGVRLDFHADSADDPAMLTSDYIAEQTIARGMQGRVTLGHLSTLDALEPDHRARVVARLAEARVHVISLPATELHVKGRGDARRTWRGVTRLAELRAAGVNVAISTNNIVNPFTPYGHPDLLRQALVAAMACHLGNLDQLAWLLDLITTNPARAIGLADYGLAEGRRADLVVLDARDAAQAITEQAEKLLVIKGGRVVARNTRTSEVVTRPNG
- a CDS encoding ABC transporter permease; the encoded protein is MSTLADLVQWGLRGASRSPRRALALRLSAVLAFLALWSAASGLVVVFKLFNPIFLAGPWLVLGKVRELALSGELWGHVAATLERVAVGFTTAAVLALALGLPAGRWRAVRNLLEPVVEILRPIPPLAMLPLFIVWVGIGEPSKIAFITYATFFPMFLTTVHAVQQVDPLLLRAASSLGARGAPLFFRVVLPAALPEIVTGLRLGVALSFFVIVISEFIGAEQGLGYLINDGRNFFLVPQMLGAAIVLGLLGYAGNALVVLLARRWLRWERPSAA
- a CDS encoding ABC transporter ATP-binding protein, producing MSTASGARVRIEGVGKAFGVDGRATPALMDVSLEVQAGELLCLLGPSGCGKSTLLNIVAGFLPPTRGRVLVDGTPVTGPGPERGVVFQEYVLFPWLTVAQNVEFGPRLAGASPARRREIAARYLAMVGLAEHAAKFPAQLSGGMKQRVAIARALANGPSIVLMDEPFGALDAQTREVMQEELSRIQRVEHKTIVFVTHSIREAVYLADRVVVLTRAPGRVKDVFAIELPGPRDRFAPEFTRYESEITRVVKEEVAKVHE
- a CDS encoding ABC transporter permease, whose protein sequence is MIRVLALVAAFIVWAAVAYGNRAVELVIPALLPTPGDVVAVGVALARDGSLAKDVLVSSGRIVAGFALAAAAALGLGVLVALWTPARLALEPVVEFVRPIPPLAFLPMFLVWFGLGETSKIAFIAYTTFFPMFVGIAASLLRVDVMLLRAAASLGATRRDLVRRVVLPGALPGIVVALRLGFGLAIFVIVGAEFMGADAGLGNLIMEGRTFFNPAQIVMGALLLGVLGSLVNALLVALERRALRWRAQG
- a CDS encoding ABC transporter substrate-binding protein, translating into MRYVTVVLALLLLLAGSSGVAAQGRLELTEVDAWLVRDAQMSSQFAVADALGYFKEQGIKVNPRWYIAGTDLPSMWGAGNIHLGTATATMLVPIAAAGQAIYNIAPQSDIAGTQQLVLGKRGQELVRAPKDLEKLKIGMPKGASVTMAIQEMAKDTGVDFAKIQFVNLAPPDAVTALAKGDIDAMACWAPWVFSAVKNGGKVYFTGNRSFIPGKEGQVDWLLVHAGVVVSGKMLKENPNTLKAILRALAKATNTINTDREAAVKIVAREMKMEEGLARDIMALNVYSMEMTPKIAKGMSEFVDFLYSLQRIPHKVAPESLFYTKLLKEVDPKLVKWEAKSGETQR
- a CDS encoding amidohydrolase family protein — its product is MLDLVIRGGEVVTPQGVGKWDVAVQGERIAAVALPDVRQEAGRVIDATGKIVVPGGVEPHTHLAHFISMHPEDNLHTLGPEDDTRGMVFGGTTTHVDFCFVRPGIDIQQAIETRAARWKGNAYADYSFHVALQGQLPIKLFDQIPEAIQAGFPSFKVFTVEVLPPHPKRHPYRLDFGRIQLAMEKVAPHGGIMAVHAEDHDIVQFMYEKFREEKQTDGWLLPLVHNKLSELLAFRRTIQLAAATGAGVYFVHTSAREGVEAVAEARAQGLPIYAETLHHYACFTAEDYKTPRGFCYHTYPSLKYPEDQAALWNGLVRDGVSTTATDEFPTSLELKLRGQDLENVTGGNLGAEARMGIVFSEGVMKRRMSLPRFAEVTSTNAARIFGLYPQKGVIAPGSDADLVLIDPAIKKTLAREDFHVSDYSPWEGWAVQGWPVTTILRGKVVVENGRLLGDTRDGKLVRRKIGLEVLRRPSC
- a CDS encoding N-6 DNA methylase — translated: MVRSEHTSGAQETLWAEEDTPLTSRRVDRTKGIDQPAREPFHPPATPSETFAKIRNFLAGRHVGATRDSALLDQVLLCLFAKLYLNQIGVNGSATESLRDRYTAALRKLKGLLPDSLPHVTLTLDVDSLRFVDVHLELLDLQRNGADLVGDAYQCFCGSEMRGQEGQFFTPVVAINLLVKVIDPQPGERIIDPAAGAGGFLFAAANHLLSKGAKRYHVAQSLFGIEKDDHLARLARIRLSLVTLQRSRVVAGDSLAWSTGDPDAFMVRMRSGDFDVVLTNPPFGTKIVSASDAVRKQFALAHRWAMHAGNDRLEPSDELMPSTPPQVLFVERCLSLVRPGGRVGMVVPESILSGKNYRSVVEFITRAAKINAVIGMPEALFKTSGKGGTHTKTALICLEKVSAKPRKPHAIFMAEAQWCGHDSRGRKVPKDDTVAIIAQMKAWQQSKTLQPSAGGYIVDSGNLRPGILAPRAYDPGIQPLLRDLEGSHQLVRFGDLASAGALSITTGDEVGKLAYGTGDVPFVRTSDLSNWEIKVDPKHAVSREVYESLREKQDVQPGDILMVRDGTYLIGTCAIVTKYDTEVVLQSHIYKIRVHSNPLFDPHILLAVLSSPLVQRQIKSHSQTQDIINSLGDRINDLILPIPRDELVRQEISQQVRQVIEDRVEARELSREVMEAVGRPRAFPTQSK
- a CDS encoding xanthine dehydrogenase family protein molybdopterin-binding subunit — translated: MAKAVALDTPLRLVGRALPRHDARDKVAAATAYAADWAMPGMLHAAVLRSPYPSARIVKLETAGAARMPGVAVVLTAKDVPRNTLSTDVPGQTTSVGPLRATLHVLAHERVRHQGEPVALVAAETLEQARAAAEAIEVEYEALPGVFSPEAALAPGAPRVHEAGNLLAHWRIARGDLAAAFACAAVVVEGDYATQLVDAAYLEPEAGVAWIDADGVITIRVSTQVIEHFRDVAEALQVPQNRVRVIGAYLGGGFGGKEDVTVEVYLGLLALKTGRPVKMVWTRAESLLARAKRHPYRMRYRTGALASGEIVAQRIELLADAGAYAYLSALVLLYSTVTAAGPYRVPAIEVEARAVYTNNVPTSAMRGFGAMQTVFAYESQLDRLARELRLDPVAVRRVNALRRGDRLPVGQVVETHVALPELAERAWAALGAPTPPRAPHVRVGRGLACNFQPYGRIVWLHDWASAWVGFEMDGSLVVRCGVPDVGGGQASSLAQIAAEVLGVDFDRVAVHIADSALTPLAGTTTASRQLYMSGNAVLKAARELRAQILAVAAPLLGVVDATTLDIADGAVVARDGRTLELAEVLRQCARAGVPRSHLAVYHAPAGEPVDLATGSGKVFPDYTFGAHAAEVEVDTETGAVRVLKYAAAHDVGRAINPQSVEGQIQGGAVQGLGYGLMEEVIADEGINLTTSFASYLIPSAADVPDVEPIVVESGEGLGPFGARGIGEPPIGPPAAAVANAIADATGARVTRLPLTAERVAAALGLLSA